The sequence TATTTGTAGTATTTATTGCCTCTTGCATTATATCCTTCAAATTGGTAAAATAATCAGAAATCTCATCATCTTTATCGGTACCATTGTTATTTGATGTCAAAAGCATCTCCACACTGTTTAGATGGTCCATATTGTCCCAATTATTGTCTTCTATATATTTGAGCTCATTTATTACATTTTCCAAACTCTGCATATCATCCATGCTTTCTTCCTCCTTATTCCATAGTATATTCTATTATTCCTCATTTTCATTAGAATATGTAATCAGTAAATAGAAGTTGGAGGTCTATAAAAAATCCTTAAAATATGGAGATATCTCATCAATATTTTTTGCCTCCATATCATCTTGAAGCATTGGCAACGTTATTATTTTTTTATCTTTAAAGCTCTCTTTTATTATACTTATATATTCCTTTTCTTTAGTTTTCTTTTTAATCCAAAAATCATCTTTTAAATCTGTCGGTAATATTCTATTTACTATGAGATAGTTTACCGATAGATTATATTTTTTTAATACATTGATCGCCTTCTTTGTTTCTTCTATAGGTAATCTCTCTGCATTTAATACAAATACAAAACTCAATCTCTCTTCATCAATTATAATCTTCCTTGCTCTTTCCATATTTTCCTTTCGCCTATTTAATATCTTTAAAATTGGATCTTCATTTATTAACTCTTCATCCTTTTTTCTATCGTCTGATACCATCTGTTTAAGTTTTATTATCTTTCTTCTTCTTTTCAATAATGAGTCTATCCATCCCCCCAGTAATTCTGGTAATGAAAGTAATCTTATAGTATGACCTGTAGGAGCTGTATCAAAAATTATCCTATCATATTCATTGGACTTTTCATTAATTATTTCTACCATTTTATCGAACATCGCTGATTCTTGAGTACCTGGTGATATAGCTGCTGCATCTAATTGTCTTTTTATTTCTTCTAGTATTATGGGGCTTATTATCCTAGATAAATTTTTTCTAATACCGTCTATATATTTTTCACTTTCACGGTCGGCATCTATCTCTATGCTATATAAATTTTCCCTTAATTTAACAACATCTGAACCTATCTCTGTTTCAAATATATCCGATGTTGAATGGGCAGGGTCAGTAGACACCAATAAAGTCTTTTCTCCTTGATTGGCACAGTGAATAGCAAATGCAGCAGAACAAGTGGTCTTACCTACTCCTCCCTTTCCTCCAAAAAAAACTATCTTTTTCATACTGATCATCTCCCATATGAAAGTATTAGACTACAATATAGTTAATTAACAACCTAGATATCAAGGGTCCATATCATAGTCACCAAATTTATCTTCCCAAATACTCTTTCTATCGGACATTTTTTTACTCCATCTCTCCATGTCTTCTGCTAAATAAGGCAATATTTCCAATGTATAATAGCTTATACTTATGGGTATTCCCAAATTATCTGCAAAACATATGAGCATAAAATTATCTATCTCATCATCTATTTCATTTTCTATCATACCCTTAGATTTGCGTTTTAAATCGGTGGCCCCTTGAAAGAACATCTTGAAATTTTCAACAATTTCCTTAATTCTATCCCACATCTCTATCCCACCTTTCTACAGTATATATTTTAATAACTTTAAAAAGCATATTTATCAAATAAATGTTACATATCTTAACATAAAAGAGATAAAATTTCTTATACAATGAATCCAAAACACAACCCCAAAAGCAGAGAAATCCTTCTTTTTATAAAGTATATATGAATATGCTAATAATAATCCTATTATGAATCCAAAGAAAATATATAATACACTATAGCTATGTGAAATCCCAAATATCAATGCTGAAACAATGACAATGATTATATTTTTGCCTTTGAAATAATTTATTGAACTTAATATCTCAATAACTCCATATTGAAATATTAATGTCTCTATTATTGGAGCAACTATGGACACTGTTATAAATTGTGCCAATAAAGAAGTCCTTGTTATACTAACTGGAGCATTCATAGAACCAATATATTTTTCATATAAATAAAATAATGGTATCAAAGGTATAAATATTAAGTAGGTAAATACTACAATTAATACAATAAATTTTACAGGTGATAAGGTCTTTAAATAGTTATGTATTTTATTAAAAGTTTCTACCATTATTTTCCCCCTTTAATCCTATTTTATCAAACTAATAGATTACCTGTCCAAAGTATTCAAAAATCCTATCTACAAAAGCTTTGTTATCCAAAGACATAATATAAAACAGTTAGTAGTTCGTAGCTAGTAGTTAGTAGTTGATGGTGGAAATCCTATGGATTTCATCATTATACTACTAGCTACTAACAATTAACTACTAACTGTCTTCATTCAGCTCAGTAACTGTTCCCATACCTTTGTTATTAGGCTAAAGATATGAAACAGCACTTGAAAATTTTATTAAGCTTTATTTTTTTCTTTAGGTGTTGGTGATGTAAGCACCTTGTATGACTGGCCTATAAGGATCAATGCCAATATGAAAAGTGCTATGGCAAAACCTACTAATAAATAATTGCTATTTGCAATATTTGCCTTTATCAACAATACTAATGCAGTAAGGGTTACAGCAAACATAAATATCATAGGTATTATAGTCATAGAATTGGAACTTCCTCTATTTTTTAACCATGCTGCCAATGCTAATAGAGCCAATGCTGCCAATAATTGGTTAGCAGATCCAAATAATGGCCATACTTTACTCCAACCTACTACTGCCAATCCTCCACCAAGGATAACTGTTATAATAGTTGAAACAAATCTATTGGTTACTAATATACTCTGCTTTTCCTTAGTTTCATCTTCAAAGAATTCTTGGAATATGAATCTACCAAGTCTAGTAGCAGTATCCAAACTTGTAAGTGCAAATGCAGATATCGCCAATGCAACAAATGACTTTCCAGCCACAAAATCTATACCAAACTTTGTCATAAATGTTCCTACCCCATCAGAAAACACATTTACAGGACCACCGTTGGATAATAATGTAGCTAATTTGTCCTTTCCTATATAAGCAGCTGTTACCAATGCGATTGCAGCTAAAGCACCCTCTATAAGCATACTACC comes from Clostridiisalibacter paucivorans DSM 22131 and encodes:
- a CDS encoding CPBP family intramembrane glutamic endopeptidase; protein product: MVETFNKIHNYLKTLSPVKFIVLIVVFTYLIFIPLIPLFYLYEKYIGSMNAPVSITRTSLLAQFITVSIVAPIIETLIFQYGVIEILSSINYFKGKNIIIVIVSALIFGISHSYSVLYIFFGFIIGLLLAYSYILYKKKDFSAFGVVFWIHCIRNFISFMLRYVTFI
- a CDS encoding ArsA family ATPase; its protein translation is MKKIVFFGGKGGVGKTTCSAAFAIHCANQGEKTLLVSTDPAHSTSDIFETEIGSDVVKLRENLYSIEIDADRESEKYIDGIRKNLSRIISPIILEEIKRQLDAAAISPGTQESAMFDKMVEIINEKSNEYDRIIFDTAPTGHTIRLLSLPELLGGWIDSLLKRRRKIIKLKQMVSDDRKKDEELINEDPILKILNRRKENMERARKIIIDEERLSFVFVLNAERLPIEETKKAINVLKKYNLSVNYLIVNRILPTDLKDDFWIKKKTKEKEYISIIKESFKDKKIITLPMLQDDMEAKNIDEISPYFKDFL